From a single Hippoglossus stenolepis isolate QCI-W04-F060 chromosome 2, HSTE1.2, whole genome shotgun sequence genomic region:
- the LOC118117505 gene encoding uncharacterized protein LOC118117505, whose protein sequence is MSSKQKREITRVVLVLTLHLYPLQLCHSVSSGQQPDVSLSPRESAGGRWGQTPGAWRADEKTHHSANLRKTSRSGLQGLRSESAAFLGETLPPFILQKVDERGRNVTSNKLSWTAGHISTGPKASALDREEGYQADFTGFHGVQGKVLGPSFDSSPHFSEWQAMRPFVQCDENVMTFTASGQGLTHLLVDREAASPISLFQLPPYCGYSVRTSWSDLEMMVPYDACYITQENDSYVLPMLWWDTPLKLSCPVQPSTPAPSPSLPSVFCSPYGMAVQKHGQEQEIPMLGVKVNGGWRPFVSEECAYLVHSRPDELTFFISYKASCITSGDGLSLQLVFNDQEYILSCPVNPQFHFITDPVSPAPTDHPPPLPQPPTEEQIPQLSHYSYYPYPGLHYAQLPQVYPPGPQPAEPPTPTQGSPPGPQLQTLYPTGLDVTPESPGKPPSPPYQPPVVVQATYAPTLSPAQISQSHQLPFLPLGPTQYSSGLYYPHMPFYYPAVTPAPTSAATTTTTTTTTTVPPGTHPPGPPVNPYYPHYYLQIPYYPAPTAAPATLPLTSPSPPPPPPPPTSPPKHPVDPQPPFPHPYYPYYYPFYPPFYHPPYHPFLPQYPEIQTPTMTEPPPTTTTTTTTTTATTPTPTTTSTTPSPTTQPATQMPHLQCLMGRMAVFLPFAHQDSIQVKDQRKTWLPLSTVSPLCGYMLQMAESSGVILHSPLPACHSLSRTPTTISLPLMFWDLSMAQYRTLEPQCPYESTPVTHAPVTPPASTTPPSTTPSPVQKPKVSCSPHHMTIKLPSGPISGILLEDMKGNPMSLQDAPEHCGYSASKGKDGKIQLSLQLQSQCHMSVQGNMYIISIVYMTMNGRKEAQVSCPVVAPGSGKECSLPSDQRLPCGPAFVSQPQCLSMGCCFSKQSDACYYPMDECTIDHHFVFSVPASITEPPLSPAHLVAGSNSTCKPQRVTSDYALFKIPMDGCGARRVVVGQMVIYMVEVINKVQGISVNYGTITRDSPVRFLVECRFQPGSVLTVSYLVKTPTLGPGVQTQEMYGVQLRIAKDPEYSSYYPQYHQPLQMLLGKPLYLEVRLLNAPDPGVVLLVHFCVAYPRSGKSVWVLLYNGCPNPLDPAPHQVVLSAPRPPSPRGQTRRFTISTFQFLPDGEFKDPNEEIYFMCSTEICSPRDGPCVEGCFGQ, encoded by the exons atgTCTTccaaacagaaaagagaaatcaCTCGGGTTGTACTCGTGCTAACACTTCACCTCTACccgctgcagctctgtcactcGGTGAGCTCCGGGCAGCAGCCggatgtttctctctctccccgggAGTCAGCAGGTGGCAGGTGGGGACAGACTCCTGGAGCGTGGCGCGCGGACGAAAAGACCCATCACAGCGCAAATCTGCGCAAAACCAGCCGGTCGGGTCTGCAGGGGCTTCGGTCTGAATCTGCTGCCTTTCTCGGGGAAACACTCCCAcctttcattttacagaaagtTGATGAACGTGGAAGAAACGTAACGTCCAACAAGTTGTCCTGGACCGCTGGACACATCAGCACAGGACCGAAGGCCTCAGCTTTGGACCGTGAAGAAGGATATCAAGCTGATTTCACAG GTTTCCATGGAGTCCAGGGGAAGGTTTTGGGTCCATCATTTGACTCCAGTCCACATTTCTCTGAGTGGCAGGCGATGAGGCCTTTTGTGCAGTGTGATGAGAACGTCATGACCTTCACTGCTTCAGGACAAGGACTGACACACCTGTTAGTGGACAGAG AGGCAGCGTCTCCCATCTCTCTGTTCCAGCTGCCTCCATACTGTGGCTACTCGGTGAGGACGTCATGGAGTGACCTGGAGATGATGGTGCCTTACGATGCGTGTTACATTACACAGGAG AATGACAGTTATGTGTTGCCCATGTTGTGGTGGGACACTCCTCTGAAGCTCTCCTGCCCGGTGCAGCCGTCCACTCCTgccccttctccctccctcccatcagTCTTCTGCTCCCCGTACGGCATGGCGGTGCAGAAACATGGGCAGGAGCAGGAGATACCGATGCTGGGAGTCAAAG TGAACGGAGGCTGGCGTCCATTTGTATCTGAGGAGTGTGCGTATCTTGTCCACTCCAGACCTGACGAGCTCACCTTCTTCATCTCTTACAAAGCCTCTTGTATCACAAGCGGG GATGGACTGAGTCTTCAGCTTGTATTTAATGATCAGGAATACATCCTCTCCTGTCCAGTCAATCCTCAGTTTCACTTCATCACAGATCCTGTGAGCCCTGCACCCACCGACCATCCGCCACCCCTTCCTCAACCCCCAACCGAGGAGCAGATCCCTCAACTTTCACACTACTCCTACTACCCATACCCTGGTCTACACTACGCCCAGCTGCCCCAGGTCTACCCTCCTGGCCCACAGCCTGCCGAGCCCCCCACGCCCACTCAAGGTAGTCCTCCCGGGCCGCAGCTCCAGACCCTCTACCCCACAGGGCTTGACGTGACGCCTGAATCTCCTGGAAAGCCCCCTTCCCCTCCTTATCAGCCTCCTGTGGTGGTACAAGCTACATATGCTCCAACTCTTAGCCCAGCGCAGATTAGCCAATCCCACCAACTTCCTTTTTTGCCCCTCGGCCCTACTCAGTATTCATCTGGTCTGTATTACCCCCACATGCCGTTCTACTACCCTGCAGTGACACCAGCTCCGACCTCTGCAgcgacaacaactactactactactactaccactgtTCCTCCAGGTACCCACCCACCCGGACCTCCAGTAAATCCTTACTACCCGCACTATTATCTTCAGATACCTTACTATCCTGCACCCACTGCAGCACCGGCTACTCTCCCGCTCAcctcaccttctcctcctcctcctcctcctcctcccacctctccACCGAAACATCCTGTAGATCCACAACCGCCCTTTCCTCACCCATATTATCCCTATTATTATCCCTTCTACCCACCGTTCTACCATCCACCGTACCACCCCTTTCTGCCCCAGTATCCAGAGATTCAAACACCGACCATGACAGAgcctccccccaccaccaccaccaccaccacaacaactactgctACAACTCCAACTCCCACCACCACAAGTACGACGCCGTCCCCCACAACACAGCCTGCTACACAGATGCCTCATCTCCAGTGTTTGATGGGGAGGATGGCTGTCTTCCTGCCTTTTGCTCACCAAGACTCCAtccaggtcaaag ACCAAAGGAAGACGTGGCTGCCTCTCTCCACTGTGTCACCACTGTGTGGGTACATGCTGCAGATGGCTGAGAGCTCTGGTGTAATCCTTCACTCtcctctgcctgcctgccacaGCCTGTCACGG ACTCCCACAACCATTTCATTACCTCTAATGTTTTGGGATCTGTCCATGGCGCAGTATCGAACTCTGGAGCCACAGTGCCCATATGAAAGTACCCCTGTCACCCATGCACCAGTTACCCCACCTGCATCCACTACCCCACCCAGCACCACCCCCTCTCCAGTCCAGAAGCCGAAAGTCAGCTGCTCCCCCCATCACATGACTATAAAGCTCCCGTCAGGACCCATCTCTGGAATTCTTCttgaag acatgaaaggGAACCCGATGAGCCTTCAGGATGCCCCAGAGCACTGTGGGTATTCTGCAAGCAAAGGCAAAGATGGCAAAATCCAATTGAGTCTCCAGCTGCAGTCACAGTGCCACATGAGCGTGCAG GGTAACATGTACATAATCTCTATCGTCTACATGACGATGAATGGGAGAAAGGAGGCTCAGGTTTCTTGTCCAGTTGTTGCCCCAGGTTCCGGCAAAG AGTGCAGCCTTCCCAGCGATCAGCGTCTCCCCTGTGGACCCGCGTTTGTGTCCCAGCCACAGTGCCTCTCCATGGGCTGCTGCTTCAGCAAGCAGTCCGATGCCTGCTACTACCCCATGGATG AGTGTACTATTGACCACCACTTTGTCTTCTCCGTGCCTGCCTCCATCACCGAGccccctctctcccccgccCATCTTGTTGCTGGCAGCAACTCCACCTGCAAACCTCAGAGAGTCACTTCTGACTATGCCTTGTTCAAGATCCCAATGGACGGCTGCGGGGCGCGCCGAGTG GTGGTGGGGCAAATGGTCATCTACATGGTGGAGGTCATTAACAAGGTTCAGGGAATCAGTGTCAACTACGGCACCATCACCAGAGATTCTCCCGTCAG GTTTTTGGTGGAGTGCCGGTTTCAGCCGGGCTCTGTCCTGACTGTGAGCTACCTGGTTAAAACTCCCACGCTCGGCCCTGGAGTTCAGACCCAGGAGATGTATGGAGTCCAGCTCAGGATTGCCAAAG ACCCTGAGTACAGCAGCTACTACCCTCAGTATCACCAGCCCCTGCAGATGCTGCTGGGGAAACCCCTCTACCTGGAAGTGCGGCTGCTGAACGCCCCGGATCCCggtgtggtgctgctggtgcacTTCTGTGTGGCCTACCCCCGCTCTGGAAAATCGGTGTGGGTGCTGCTTTACAATGG ATGTCCCAACCCCTTGGATCCAGCGCCACACCAGGTGGTGTTGTCTGCTCCTCGACCACCTTCTCCTCGGGGTCAAACCCGCCGCTTCACTATCAGCACCTTCCAGTTCCTTCCTGATGGTGAGTTCAAGGACCCGAATGAAGAG ATCTACTTCATGTGTTCGACTGAGATCTGCTCCCCACGTGACGGACCTTGTGTCGAGGGATGCTTCGGCCAATGA